From one Paenibacillus sp. FSL K6-1330 genomic stretch:
- a CDS encoding oleate hydratase — protein sequence MYYSNGNYEAFARPEKPVDVDKKSAYLVGAGLGSLAAACFLVRDGQMKGERVHILEELSLPGGACDGIHDSDKGFIIRGGREMEDHFECLWDLFRTIPSLEIEGASVLDEFYWLNKKDPNYSLMRATVNRGEDAHTDGKFALSEKASLEIVKLFFTRNEDLYDKQITDVFTEDFFASNFWLYWRTMFAFEDWHSALEMKLYIQRFIHHIGGLPDFSALKFTKYNQYESLILPMMKYLQSHGVHFQYDTTVTNVVFDIQGNKKVAKQIVCRRAGNEEYIDLTEDDLVFVTNGSCTENSSSGDHHRAAEFNRSAGGCWELWRNIAKQDPSFGRPDKFCTNTEATNWESATVTTLDDRIPPYIEKVCQRDPFSGKVVTGGIVSVKDSKWLMSYTLNRQPHFKEQPKDQLVVWVYGLFTDVPGDYIKKPMRECTGEEITMEWLYHLGVPEHEIADMAANSARCIPTMMPYITAFFMPRTEGDRPKVVPDGCVNFAFIGQFADTVRDTVFTTEYSVRTAMEAVYTLLNVDRGVPEVFGSCYDVRVLLDSTSKMMDGKKLTDLKLPLIMNLIEKQALKKVSGTVIEDMLKRYNII from the coding sequence ATGTATTATAGCAATGGAAATTATGAAGCGTTTGCCCGTCCGGAAAAACCGGTCGATGTCGACAAAAAATCAGCATATCTGGTTGGAGCCGGTTTAGGCTCTCTGGCAGCTGCGTGCTTCCTTGTGCGCGACGGCCAAATGAAGGGAGAACGGGTTCACATTCTGGAGGAGCTTAGTCTTCCCGGAGGTGCCTGCGACGGAATTCATGACAGCGATAAAGGTTTTATTATTCGCGGTGGACGGGAAATGGAAGATCATTTTGAATGCTTGTGGGATTTGTTCCGTACTATTCCGTCTCTTGAAATTGAAGGCGCATCGGTTTTGGATGAGTTTTACTGGCTGAACAAGAAAGATCCAAACTATTCTCTAATGAGAGCCACGGTTAACCGAGGCGAGGATGCCCATACGGATGGAAAATTTGCTCTGAGTGAAAAAGCTTCGCTGGAAATCGTGAAGTTATTCTTTACTCGAAACGAAGATTTGTATGATAAGCAAATTACCGATGTATTCACGGAGGATTTCTTTGCCTCGAATTTCTGGCTTTACTGGAGAACGATGTTTGCCTTTGAAGATTGGCACAGCGCTTTGGAGATGAAGCTTTACATTCAAAGATTCATTCACCATATTGGCGGACTGCCTGATTTTTCGGCGTTAAAATTTACGAAATATAATCAATATGAGTCATTGATTCTGCCAATGATGAAATATTTGCAGTCGCATGGCGTTCATTTCCAATATGATACAACGGTCACGAATGTAGTATTTGATATTCAAGGTAATAAGAAGGTTGCCAAGCAAATTGTATGTCGCCGTGCTGGCAATGAGGAATATATCGATTTAACGGAAGATGATTTGGTGTTTGTGACAAATGGCAGCTGCACGGAAAATTCTTCTTCGGGCGACCATCATCGTGCGGCTGAATTCAATCGTTCCGCAGGCGGCTGCTGGGAGCTCTGGAGAAATATCGCCAAGCAGGATCCATCCTTTGGGCGCCCCGATAAATTCTGCACGAATACGGAAGCGACGAACTGGGAATCGGCAACCGTTACGACACTTGATGACAGAATTCCGCCCTATATTGAAAAAGTTTGTCAGCGCGACCCGTTCAGCGGAAAGGTCGTTACCGGCGGCATCGTGTCCGTAAAGGATTCCAAGTGGCTCATGAGTTACACTTTAAATCGTCAACCGCATTTCAAAGAGCAGCCGAAAGATCAGCTTGTGGTATGGGTATATGGATTATTCACCGATGTTCCGGGCGATTACATCAAGAAGCCGATGAGAGAATGTACCGGCGAGGAAATTACGATGGAGTGGCTGTACCATCTGGGTGTGCCGGAGCATGAAATTGCTGACATGGCTGCCAACTCTGCCCGCTGCATCCCGACCATGATGCCTTACATTACGGCATTCTTCATGCCGAGAACAGAAGGAGACCGGCCAAAAGTAGTTCCGGATGGTTGCGTCAACTTCGCGTTTATCGGACAGTTTGCCGACACGGTTCGCGACACCGTATTTACAACCGAATATTCGGTTAGAACGGCAATGGAGGCTGTGTACACCTTATTAAACGTAGACCGCGGCGTACCCGAAGTGTTCGGCTCCTGCTACGATGTCCGTGTACTGCTGGACTCCACTTCCAAAATGATGGACGGTAAAAAACTAACCGATTTGAAGCTTCCGTTGATCATGAACTTAATAGAAAAGCAGGCTTTGAAAAAAGTTTCCGGAACCGTCATCGAAGATATGTTGAAACGCTATAACATCATATAG
- a CDS encoding TetR-like C-terminal domain-containing protein produces the protein MAQTTKKALALSLKKMLEKKTLDKITVIDIVEDCEVNRQTFYYHFKDIYDLVEWICTSEATIALDGKKTYDTWQQGLLQIFEYVLKNKAFVTSVYHSIKREQLERYLFNVTYNLLIGVIEEKAVTMSIRDDDKSFIADFYKYAFVGLMLDWIAKGMKEEPAAIVDRLSILIQGDIFFALEKFKSHHDH, from the coding sequence ATGGCACAAACAACAAAAAAAGCGCTTGCCCTATCGCTAAAAAAAATGCTTGAGAAAAAAACGCTTGATAAGATAACCGTTATTGATATTGTTGAGGACTGCGAAGTAAATCGCCAAACGTTTTATTATCATTTCAAGGATATTTATGATCTTGTGGAGTGGATTTGCACAAGTGAGGCTACCATAGCGTTGGATGGCAAGAAAACATATGACACGTGGCAGCAGGGCCTATTGCAAATATTTGAGTATGTGCTGAAAAACAAGGCGTTTGTGACGAGTGTCTATCATTCGATTAAACGAGAGCAACTGGAAAGGTACCTATTTAACGTAACCTATAATCTTTTGATAGGAGTTATCGAGGAAAAGGCCGTTACGATGTCGATCAGGGATGATGATAAGTCGTTTATCGCTGACTTTTATAAATATGCGTTTGTAGGATTGATGCTGGATTGGATTGCTAAAGGGATGAAGGAAGAGCCCGCTGCGATTGTGGACCGGCTAAGCATTTTGATTCAAGGAGATATTTTTTTCGCGCTTGAAAAGTTTAAATCGCACCACGATCATTAG
- a CDS encoding helix-hairpin-helix domain-containing protein, whose protein sequence is MRDKTPTPAAESDFPVKAGKPARRALIAAGYHQLADLTQASEKELLALHGVGPKAIRILREALAEKGLSFKE, encoded by the coding sequence ATGCGTGACAAAACCCCCACTCCGGCTGCAGAGAGCGATTTTCCCGTTAAGGCCGGTAAACCTGCACGTCGAGCCCTAATCGCTGCAGGCTATCATCAGCTTGCCGACCTCACCCAAGCATCCGAGAAAGAACTGCTGGCGCTTCACGGGGTAGGGCCCAAAGCGATCAGAATACTGCGCGAAGCTCTTGCCGAGAAGGGCCTTTCCTTCAAAGAATAA
- a CDS encoding iron-siderophore ABC transporter substrate-binding protein, with the protein MRSMKGLVFIVLIFALVLAGCGGGAASNDGGGSTAAQNSDQGAAQGGDNTEATPETRTIKHALGETEITGVPKRIVALEWLYAEDVLALGVQPVGIADIEGMNQWVNIPVEIGSDVTDVGTRQEPNLELIASLKPDLIIGLKSNLEAGYDTYNSIAPTLVFDPYPVEGQGDQYEEMVNTFNTIADVLGKKDEAAKVLSDLDQTYADAKAKLEAAGMTEKPFALAMGYSNQNAVTFRISTDNSLAVKILEHIGLTNAHKPNQFEVYGFTTGDVEALPALQDANFLHIIQDSDNVIENQLKDNPVWKGLNFVKEDRVYALGGDMWPYGGPLSAQTMAQKTADLLTK; encoded by the coding sequence ATGCGCAGTATGAAGGGTCTCGTGTTTATCGTATTGATTTTTGCATTGGTTTTAGCCGGTTGTGGCGGAGGCGCGGCATCCAATGATGGAGGCGGCTCTACCGCAGCGCAGAATTCGGATCAAGGGGCCGCACAGGGTGGGGATAACACCGAGGCCACGCCGGAGACCCGAACCATTAAGCACGCCCTGGGCGAAACGGAAATCACTGGCGTTCCTAAGCGTATTGTCGCACTGGAATGGCTTTACGCGGAGGATGTCCTTGCGCTCGGCGTTCAGCCCGTCGGCATTGCAGATATTGAGGGGATGAACCAATGGGTAAACATTCCGGTGGAGATCGGTTCGGACGTGACCGATGTCGGCACTCGTCAAGAGCCGAATCTCGAGCTTATCGCTTCCTTGAAGCCGGACCTGATCATCGGTTTGAAATCGAATCTTGAAGCTGGCTATGATACTTACAACAGCATCGCGCCAACATTGGTATTCGATCCTTATCCGGTTGAGGGACAAGGGGACCAATATGAAGAGATGGTTAATACCTTCAATACGATTGCTGACGTGCTTGGCAAAAAAGACGAAGCTGCAAAAGTACTTAGCGACCTGGATCAAACCTATGCCGACGCCAAAGCCAAGCTTGAAGCTGCCGGTATGACGGAAAAACCATTTGCGCTGGCGATGGGGTACAGTAACCAGAATGCGGTGACGTTCCGGATTTCGACGGACAATTCCCTGGCCGTCAAAATTTTGGAGCACATCGGGTTAACCAATGCCCATAAGCCTAATCAATTTGAGGTATATGGATTTACCACTGGGGACGTAGAGGCATTGCCTGCCCTTCAGGATGCGAATTTCCTGCATATAATTCAGGATAGCGATAACGTCATCGAGAACCAATTGAAGGACAATCCGGTATGGAAAGGTCTGAACTTTGTTAAAGAAGACCGCGTGTATGCACTTGGCGGTGACATGTGGCCATACGGCGGCCCATTGTCTGCCCAAACCATGGCCCAGAAGACAGCTGATCTGCTCACAAAATGA
- a CDS encoding helix-turn-helix domain-containing protein: MNESKLETNRYPASRIVEVAKALSSDVRVRILEALGDKPMSVGQLAEALGIAQPTVSINVQMLEQADLIVSSQGANREKICAVTCRSIFLELPSKPGEGLQRTEEIHMPIGMFSHCYIEPTCGMAARDGSLIGSPDDPRAFYMPERTEAALLWFSGSGYIEYYFANPMPPGAALDELRIRAELSSEAPSFQQDWPSDITVSINDLPVGTWTSPGDFGDRKGKLTPDKWRSGSEYGMLTEWRVTKQGSQVNGHESSATTIDSLELAFNRPIRVRFEVKKDAEHPNGLNLYGSGFGDHPQDIILSFVRYTEA, from the coding sequence ATGAACGAATCGAAGCTGGAAACCAACCGTTATCCGGCATCCCGGATCGTGGAAGTAGCCAAGGCCCTATCCAGTGATGTCCGTGTTCGCATCCTTGAAGCGCTCGGCGATAAACCGATGAGTGTCGGTCAGTTGGCGGAGGCGCTTGGGATTGCGCAGCCTACGGTATCCATTAATGTCCAGATGCTAGAGCAAGCGGATCTGATCGTCTCTTCGCAAGGAGCGAATCGGGAAAAAATCTGCGCCGTCACCTGCCGCTCCATTTTTCTCGAACTCCCCTCGAAGCCCGGCGAGGGGCTGCAGCGCACGGAAGAAATCCACATGCCGATCGGTATGTTCTCCCACTGCTATATCGAGCCAACCTGCGGCATGGCAGCTCGGGACGGTTCTCTGATCGGATCGCCTGACGATCCACGCGCCTTTTACATGCCGGAACGAACGGAGGCTGCGCTGCTCTGGTTCTCGGGATCAGGATATATCGAATATTATTTTGCGAACCCTATGCCGCCTGGAGCGGCTCTTGATGAGCTCCGCATCCGCGCGGAGCTTAGCTCTGAGGCGCCTTCCTTCCAGCAGGATTGGCCATCCGACATCACCGTTAGCATCAACGACCTCCCTGTAGGCACTTGGACAAGTCCCGGTGATTTTGGTGATCGCAAGGGGAAACTCACCCCGGATAAATGGAGGAGCGGCAGTGAGTACGGCATGCTGACGGAATGGCGCGTAACCAAGCAGGGCAGCCAGGTCAATGGCCACGAATCCAGTGCTACGACCATCGATTCGCTGGAGCTTGCCTTTAACCGGCCCATCCGCGTCCGCTTTGAAGTGAAGAAAGACGCCGAGCACCCGAACGGCCTGAATCTATATGGTTCGGGTTTCGGAGATCATCCGCAGGATATCATCCTGTCGTTTGTGCGGTACACGGAAGCCTAA
- the fhuB gene encoding Fe(3+)-hydroxamate ABC transporter permease FhuB has protein sequence MALLFLTFISLTQGLADISVKTVVQALVSPQDIADHHLIRSVRLPRTVMGLLSGAALAVSGVLMQTVTRNPLASETTLGVNAGAYLAVVAGMIFWPGLLHQYALPLAVSGGTLAAVAVYALAGKTQGSPLRIALSGMIVTLVLSSVTSALVLLNQQTTQGIFLWGSGSLIQNDWDGVAFSWPWIIGGLIVLCLAVRQWDILTLNEESARSLGQKVGTTRLLAMGAAIVLACVTVSVVGPIGFIGLVAPHLVRLSGVIRHAGLIPLAALWGSALLVGADTVARMFINAYGELPVGAITAMIGAPCLIWLAMRVSRSLIGGSGASGGSAMAVTSLRRIPYPALVTLFSVLLALVWIFSLMSGSLRIPFTEVLAVLTGGGESMYRQILLEFRLPRLLTAGLSGMALAVSGSLLQNAVRNPLGDPQVIGVTSGAGAGALLLMIGFPQLSAGWVPVGAVLGGLAAAALVYAVSWKRGLHPTILTLVGIAVAALGSAIINLMIIHAKVDVAPALSWMAGSTYNRGWTEVQRIVPAILILLPLAAWLGRKVDLLTFSEESSTGLGLHVRNTRMYVAIIAVLLASIAAANVGSVGFIGLLAPHAARMLVGARHRQSMVIAALLGGILLAGADWIGRVVMIPKELPSGIVTALLGAPYLLYLMGKTNKLKHK, from the coding sequence GTGGCTCTGTTATTTCTCACATTTATCAGCTTGACGCAAGGGCTAGCGGATATATCCGTCAAAACGGTGGTCCAAGCCTTGGTGTCTCCGCAGGATATTGCAGATCATCATCTCATCCGCAGCGTGCGTCTTCCTCGAACAGTGATGGGCCTATTATCAGGCGCGGCCTTGGCGGTGTCGGGTGTGCTCATGCAGACCGTCACGCGCAACCCGCTGGCATCGGAGACAACGCTTGGCGTGAATGCCGGCGCTTATTTGGCCGTCGTGGCGGGGATGATCTTCTGGCCGGGACTGCTGCATCAGTATGCCCTTCCTTTGGCTGTCTCAGGGGGAACACTGGCGGCTGTAGCGGTCTATGCGCTGGCGGGAAAAACGCAGGGCTCCCCCTTGCGGATTGCATTGTCCGGGATGATCGTCACTCTGGTTCTATCCTCCGTTACGAGTGCGCTGGTGCTGCTGAACCAGCAAACGACGCAGGGGATTTTTCTGTGGGGCTCCGGCTCGCTAATTCAGAATGACTGGGATGGCGTAGCTTTTTCATGGCCGTGGATCATTGGCGGGCTGATCGTGCTGTGTTTAGCGGTACGCCAGTGGGACATTCTGACCCTCAATGAAGAGTCGGCACGTTCCCTTGGCCAAAAAGTCGGCACTACCCGCTTGCTTGCGATGGGGGCAGCCATTGTGCTGGCCTGCGTGACCGTGAGCGTGGTCGGTCCGATCGGCTTTATCGGGTTGGTCGCTCCTCATCTGGTCCGCCTGTCCGGCGTGATCCGGCATGCGGGGTTAATTCCGCTGGCTGCCTTATGGGGCTCTGCTCTGCTTGTCGGGGCCGACACGGTGGCCAGGATGTTCATAAACGCCTACGGTGAGCTTCCGGTCGGGGCCATTACGGCCATGATCGGAGCCCCGTGCCTCATCTGGCTTGCCATGCGGGTATCCCGCTCGTTGATCGGAGGGAGCGGGGCTTCCGGCGGATCAGCCATGGCGGTCACGAGCCTGCGCCGGATACCATATCCGGCCTTGGTAACACTGTTCAGCGTGCTGCTGGCGCTGGTATGGATATTCAGCCTGATGAGCGGCAGTCTGCGCATTCCCTTCACGGAAGTGCTGGCCGTGCTTACGGGAGGCGGCGAGTCGATGTATCGCCAGATTCTGCTGGAATTCCGCTTGCCGAGGCTGCTCACAGCCGGCTTGTCCGGCATGGCGCTGGCCGTCAGCGGCAGTCTTCTGCAGAATGCGGTCCGGAATCCGCTGGGAGATCCCCAGGTGATCGGAGTGACCAGCGGAGCCGGTGCGGGCGCACTGCTTCTGATGATAGGCTTTCCGCAATTGTCGGCTGGCTGGGTACCGGTCGGAGCGGTTCTCGGAGGGTTGGCTGCAGCCGCTTTGGTATACGCGGTGTCCTGGAAAAGAGGACTTCATCCGACGATTCTTACGCTGGTTGGAATTGCAGTTGCCGCGCTTGGTTCTGCCATCATCAATCTGATGATCATTCATGCGAAGGTCGACGTAGCGCCCGCATTATCCTGGATGGCGGGAAGCACGTATAACCGGGGCTGGACGGAGGTCCAGCGGATTGTTCCCGCCATTCTGATCCTGCTGCCTCTGGCTGCGTGGCTCGGGCGGAAGGTGGATCTGCTGACGTTCAGCGAAGAAAGCTCCACCGGTCTTGGCCTTCATGTACGGAATACCCGGATGTACGTCGCCATCATTGCGGTGCTGTTGGCTTCGATTGCCGCAGCCAATGTCGGCTCGGTCGGCTTTATCGGACTGCTTGCGCCGCATGCCGCCAGAATGCTGGTTGGGGCCCGCCATCGGCAATCGATGGTTATCGCTGCGCTGCTCGGCGGAATTTTGCTGGCTGGGGCAGACTGGATCGGGAGGGTGGTCATGATTCCGAAGGAACTGCCTTCGGGTATCGTTACCGCGCTTCTGGGTGCGCCGTACCTGTTATATTTGATGGGGAAAACCAATAAACTGAAACATAAATAA
- a CDS encoding NADH:flavin oxidoreductase gives MTNQNQNVRSTASLFEPFTIGNLTLSSRVVMAPMTRGFSPNGVPGPDVAAYYRRRAENGVGLIITEGTLINHPAATDSPNVPNFHGEAALNGWAEVVRQVHEIGGKIMPQIWHIGMTRPIGAEPNPEALPIGPSGLDLDGNVVTKPMTKDEIEQVIQAYADAAANAKRIGFDGVEIHGAHGYLIDQFLWERTNQRTDEYGGDMLKRARFAVEVVKAVREAVGPDFPVAIRLSQWKTTQYEAKLADTPEKLDQLLTALSDAGVDIFHCSTRRFWEPEFEGSDLNFAGWAKKLTGKTVITVGSVGLDEVFTSLFTQGKGAGQKDLEELLNRLEEHEFDLVAVGRALLADPEWAAKVRNGRFDELAPFTPDSLKTLV, from the coding sequence ATGACCAACCAAAATCAAAATGTCCGTTCTACAGCGTCCCTATTCGAGCCATTTACCATCGGTAACCTTACTCTTTCGTCCCGCGTGGTGATGGCCCCTATGACGCGCGGGTTCTCCCCTAACGGCGTTCCAGGCCCGGATGTGGCCGCTTACTACCGCCGGCGTGCGGAGAATGGCGTCGGATTGATCATTACCGAAGGAACACTGATTAACCATCCAGCGGCTACCGATAGCCCCAATGTGCCTAACTTCCATGGTGAAGCCGCATTGAACGGCTGGGCCGAGGTGGTCCGTCAGGTCCATGAAATCGGCGGTAAGATCATGCCGCAAATTTGGCATATCGGCATGACTAGACCAATAGGCGCCGAGCCAAATCCGGAGGCACTTCCCATCGGACCATCCGGACTTGACCTGGACGGCAACGTCGTCACGAAGCCGATGACCAAGGATGAGATCGAGCAGGTCATTCAAGCTTATGCCGATGCGGCCGCGAATGCCAAGCGCATTGGCTTTGACGGAGTAGAAATCCATGGTGCCCACGGATACCTGATCGACCAATTCCTCTGGGAGAGAACGAACCAGCGTACCGATGAATACGGAGGTGACATGCTGAAGCGCGCCCGCTTTGCGGTCGAAGTGGTGAAAGCCGTACGTGAGGCGGTGGGTCCGGACTTCCCGGTTGCTATCCGCTTATCCCAATGGAAGACGACCCAATATGAAGCAAAGCTGGCGGATACGCCTGAAAAGCTGGATCAGTTGTTAACCGCGCTGTCTGACGCCGGGGTCGATATATTCCACTGCTCGACCCGCCGCTTCTGGGAGCCTGAATTCGAAGGTTCTGACCTGAACTTTGCTGGATGGGCCAAGAAACTGACAGGGAAAACGGTTATCACCGTTGGTTCTGTCGGCCTCGATGAAGTATTTACAAGCCTCTTCACCCAAGGTAAGGGTGCCGGCCAGAAGGACCTTGAAGAGCTGCTGAACCGCCTTGAGGAGCATGAATTTGACCTGGTTGCCGTAGGCCGTGCCCTGCTGGCTGATCCAGAGTGGGCTGCTAAGGTTCGAAACGGACGTTTCGACGAGTTGGCACCATTCACGCCGGATTCCTTGAAAACCCTGGTTTAA
- a CDS encoding helix-turn-helix transcriptional regulator: protein MDTLQTIKALSNESRFKILEWLKHPEEHFAPQDHMPSKCDFQGGICVGSISDKTGLAQSVVSGYLVKLQKAGLLESHRAGQWTYYRRNEEGIQRFIEQLKKEL from the coding sequence ATGGATACCTTACAAACCATCAAAGCACTATCAAACGAGTCCCGGTTTAAAATCCTGGAGTGGCTGAAGCATCCGGAGGAACATTTTGCTCCGCAGGATCACATGCCTTCGAAATGTGATTTTCAGGGCGGTATCTGCGTGGGCTCCATTTCGGATAAAACAGGACTCGCTCAGTCGGTCGTTTCTGGCTACCTGGTAAAATTGCAAAAGGCCGGTCTACTGGAATCCCATCGAGCGGGCCAGTGGACATATTACAGACGGAATGAGGAAGGCATTCAGCGTTTTATCGAACAACTCAAGAAAGAGCTTTAG
- a CDS encoding flavocytochrome c, with amino-acid sequence MKRKFAATLILILSFMLAIAGCGSGNQDQSQDNAKKEEDQETAVSGASQTGYTPIDQLKEKYDIIIVGAGGAGMSAALEAKEKGMNPVIFEKMPIAGGNTIKSSSGMNASETKFQQEQGIKDNNDLFYEETLKGGHGTNDKDMLRFFVDNSASAIDWLDSIGIRLNNITITGGMNEKRTHRPEDGSAVGQYLVNGLVKNVQEQEIPLFVNAKVTDITEKDGKVNGVKVIFNENDEKNIAADAVVVTTGGFGANMDMISEVRSDLKGYVTTNQEGSTGDGITMIEKLGGTTVDMDQIQVHPTVQQEKSYLIGEAVRGEGAILVTSQGKRFTNELDTRDNVTAAINKLPEKSAYLVFDSGVKSRVKAIQQYEKMGFVIHGDSIESLAKEMGVPADQLKVTLDTWNSAVKNNKDTEFDRTTGMDNDLSEAPYHAIQIAPGIHYTMGGVKINTNTEVLDKDGKPIPGLFAAGELTGGLHGQNRIGGNSVAEIIIFGRQAGIKSAEFVGAR; translated from the coding sequence GTGAAAAGGAAGTTTGCAGCAACGCTTATACTCATTCTCTCTTTCATGCTTGCTATCGCGGGATGCGGCAGCGGGAACCAGGATCAGAGTCAGGACAACGCGAAAAAAGAAGAAGACCAAGAGACAGCCGTTTCGGGTGCGTCCCAAACCGGTTATACGCCGATCGATCAGCTCAAAGAAAAGTATGATATCATCATCGTCGGTGCAGGCGGAGCCGGTATGTCTGCTGCTCTTGAGGCAAAAGAAAAAGGCATGAATCCGGTCATTTTTGAAAAAATGCCGATTGCCGGCGGGAATACCATAAAATCATCTTCGGGCATGAATGCTTCCGAAACCAAGTTCCAACAAGAACAGGGCATTAAGGACAACAACGATTTATTTTATGAAGAGACTTTAAAGGGCGGTCATGGAACCAACGACAAAGACATGCTTCGTTTCTTCGTTGACAACTCGGCAAGCGCGATCGATTGGCTGGATTCCATTGGGATTCGGTTGAACAATATCACCATTACGGGCGGCATGAACGAAAAACGCACGCACCGTCCTGAGGACGGCTCAGCAGTAGGACAATACCTTGTCAACGGACTGGTAAAAAATGTACAAGAACAAGAAATTCCGCTATTCGTCAATGCCAAGGTAACGGATATTACGGAAAAAGACGGCAAGGTAAACGGCGTCAAAGTCATCTTCAACGAGAATGATGAGAAAAACATTGCAGCAGATGCCGTCGTTGTAACAACCGGCGGTTTCGGAGCCAATATGGACATGATTTCCGAAGTTCGGTCCGATCTGAAAGGGTACGTGACCACCAACCAGGAAGGCAGCACCGGTGACGGCATCACCATGATTGAAAAGCTCGGCGGTACAACGGTCGATATGGATCAAATCCAGGTTCACCCTACGGTGCAGCAGGAGAAATCTTATCTCATCGGGGAGGCCGTTCGGGGAGAAGGAGCCATCCTCGTGACCAGCCAAGGCAAACGTTTCACAAACGAGCTGGATACTCGGGACAACGTCACCGCCGCCATCAATAAGCTTCCTGAAAAATCGGCTTATCTTGTGTTCGATTCCGGGGTAAAATCCCGCGTCAAAGCGATTCAGCAATATGAGAAAATGGGCTTTGTCATTCACGGTGATTCGATCGAGTCTTTAGCCAAAGAAATGGGCGTCCCAGCTGATCAGCTTAAAGTCACACTGGATACATGGAACAGTGCGGTGAAGAACAATAAAGATACCGAATTCGACAGAACGACAGGCATGGATAACGACTTGTCCGAAGCGCCATACCACGCCATCCAAATCGCCCCCGGTATTCACTACACCATGGGCGGCGTAAAAATCAACACGAACACGGAAGTTTTGGATAAAGACGGCAAGCCTATTCCAGGATTGTTTGCAGCCGGTGAACTAACAGGCGGATTGCACGGTCAAAACCGGATCGGTGGCAACTCTGTTGCCGAGATCATTATTTTCGGCCGCCAAGCCGGCATCAAATCAGCTGAATTTGTGGGAGCACGGTAA